TTTGTTATGTCAACAATTTTTCCATTTACGTAGAAAGCACCTGCATAACTTCCACCACGTGGGTTAATCGTGATAACCGAGTCAGCAGCAACATCTTTTAATGATATGTTGTAAAGGATACCATGATTTCCAGCGTTCACTTCTGTGTGATTTGTATAAGGATCAAAACCAAGCTGGAATGTATCTACCTTACCATCACCAATAACGATGCGCTCTTTCTCATTACCAACTTGTTCATCAACTGTCATTACACGCTCACTATAATAGAAGTGGCCAAGGTTATGATATTCATCACGTTCAGCATATGGTAATTTGTTGATTTTTTCTTTCGGTGTATTGCTGTATGTTGTCGCTACTGTGTAAGTCAATAATGAATCTGACTCTACGTCAGCATAGATTGTGACAGTATCTTTAGGCATTATTGTTTCACTTGTATTCAGTAATAAAGATTTTGTTTCACCTGGTTTCAGTGTAATAGTTTCATTTAATGGTCGATCAAGCGTTTCTAAAAATCGTCCAACTGCATTTTTCCCTACTTGGTAAATGTACAAGTACGGTCCACCTGATCCGTAATGAGGGATTTTAACAGTTGCCGTCTTATCAGAAGGGTTGTGGACTGTAAAATGTAATGTAATTGGTTTGTCTGTGCCATTTTGCTTATGAATGGCAAAGCGTTGTGCGCCAGATAGTGAGTATTGATAATGAATGTTCTCACCTGTAATCTGTTCTGGACTATTCACTCGAACGACTTTGTAACCTTGTTCTTTCATCTGACTTTCAATAATTGGATAAGTCAACGCATTACCAGAATTGACATCGAACTTATCACCTAAAGCAGTAAAACGTTTGTAAAATTCATCTTCGGGATAAAGTAATTCATCTTCAATTGTAATTGTTTTTGAGTATTGTCCCATTAACCCTTCAGCATCCCATGCTTTGATAGTAATCGTCTGAGGACCAGGTGTGAAGAATCCCAGTTTCTGATTGACCCATTCTGAACGGACAACTTTTTTGTCATCACTACTTAGCCCTTCATAGTAGATCGGTTCACCCATTTTATAACTATCTTTGTCTGTTCTAAAGAAAGCATTAGGTGTTTGGTTTTTAGGTACTTCAGGTTTTGAGTTTGTTGAGCCTCCGCTTACAACTTGAGAATATGTAATTACAATTGCGTTTCTTTCCTTATCAAACCCAATAAAATCAGCAAAAGCTTCAGTAAATACTTTTAATTGTATTAACAGTGAGCCATCTTTGTTAATCGTTGTTGGTACATTAGAAGATACGTATTGATCGTTGAGAATGTATCCCTTTTTTCCTTGCTGTAATCGTAAAGTTGACTCACCTCGGGTAACGACATATTGCTTGTTCGACGAATCATATGTAAGAGTTGCGCGTAATTCATTTGCTAGTGAACGTAACGAAGCATATGATGTTCCATTCTCATTTAGATGTTCTGTTTGAGATACGCTAAATGCATTATCGTGATATATTTGTTTCGTATTAATAGGTAGAACTAATCGGTGAAATTCTTTTGCACTAACATTAATGTTTGTAGCAAAGAATAATAAGCTGCAAATGAACAGCAAACATAATCGTTTCATAATGAATCTCCTCTTTAAAAAATTGAATTGTAGTGAATGTGAAGGTTTAGCGGATAAGCAAGTATTGCACTCATCTTTTTCAATTTAATGTGGATAACCAAAACTAGGTTAATACAACAAAATTAAAAAAAGATAATCTGTACAATAGTATGCGATTGAATACAGAAATAGGCAACATTTTTGGAGGAATCGAAATAAAAATGAAATAAAAAACACATTTGTGCATCAAAGTCACAAATGTGTTATGGTCTATTTTGCTAATAGTTTACGAATATCATCTTCTAGCTTGTCAGGGTTAGTTGCAGGTGCATAGCGTTCTTCTACAACACCATCACGGTTAATTAGAAACTTTGAAAAGTTCCATTTAATTTCTGATGTAAGAAGTCCATTCTTTTCATTAATCAGATATTTAAAGAGTGGGTGAGCGTTCTTCCCTTTTACAATTGTTTTCGAAAACATCGGAAAGTCTACACCATAGTTTAACTTACAAAACTCTTCAATCTGGTCATCTTCAGCAAATTCTTGGTTCATAAATTGGTCACTTGGAAACCCAAGAACGGTAAATCCTTCATCTTTATATTGGTCATATAGCTTTTGTAGTCCTTCAAATTGAGGAGTAAAGCCACATTTACTAGCTGTATTTACAATTAAGATAACGTTTCCTCTATAATCAGAAAGGGATTGTTGCTTACCAGTTATTGTCGTTACTTCAAAATCATAGACAGTTGTCAATTCTCCAACCTCCAATAAAAATATTAGATATTACTGATTGAAATGCAACCTTATTATAATATAGTTTGTACAATTAGCATAACATTAAGTGGTAAAGATGAGAATTTAAGATAGAAAAGTATTGATGCTATCATGAATATAGGTGAAATACATCATTGACATCCCAATCTAGAGCGCTTACAATTTATAGTAGTTATTAGTTATTAGTTATTAGTTATTAGTTATTTTAGAAAACCGTAGCAATTAGAAATGAGTGTTTATTCATGTCATTATCTGAAGAACGTCGAATAGGACGTCATGCTGTTCTTCTTGTGCTTAATAGTGAAGAAGATATGCTTCATAAGCTCAATTGGAAAAGCGCTATTGGAAAAGTCGGCTCAATGGAATCGAATAAAGTAGTTGCTGCGATTGAAACAGCAGCAAAGCGAAATAAAATTATAAATTCAGATGTATATCGTGAAGCACATGCTTTGTATCATGCTATAATGGAGGCCCTTCATGGAGTTACAAGAGGGCAGGTGCAATTAGGTAGTGTCCAACGAACAGTAGGGTTAAAGTTTGCTATTCTTCGTGGAAATCCATATGAGAATGAAGTAGAAGGTGAATGGATTGCAGTGGCACTATATGGTACGATTGGTGCACCTGTTAGGGGTTCAGAGCATGAAGCAATCGGATTAGGTATTAATCACATTTAAATAAAACTATGCCCATAGTTTAGTAGTTAGATATTAGGGGGCTGTATTTTGAAATCATAATGATTTCGAGTACAGCCTCTTTTTGTTTTTACACTTTAGTTAATGAAAGCGTTTGTGACTTATAAAGTATTTGAGGACTGTGATAAGTAAGAAAGGGGATATGTGAAAATTGGTAACGTTAAATGGAGAATCGTTGACATTAGCTGAACTTAAATCGGTTTTATATGATAACGAGCTAGTTACAGCATCAATTAAAAGTATGCAAAAGGTTGGAGAAAGCCGTAAAGCAGTAGAGCGAATTGTAGAAAACGGAGAAATTGTGTATGGAATTACGACAGGGTTTGGGAAGTTTAGTGATGTATTGATTGATAAGAAAGATGTTGAAGAACTTCAGCTCAATTTAATACATTCGCATGCATGTGGTGTAGGAGAACCTTTTCCTGAAGTCGTATCTCGAGCAATGATCGTGCTACGTGCAAATGCATTATTAAAAGGGTTTTCAGGAGTAAGACCACTCATCATAGAAAATCTCATCCATCTTGTCAACGCAAACATCCATCCTGTTATTCCTCAGCAAGGTTCACTTGGTGCAAGTGGTGACTTAGCTCCATTATCACATTTGGCGCTTGTGTTAATGGGGGAAGGAGAGGTTTTTTATAAGGGAGAGCGTATTCCTTCATTACAAGCTCTATTAAAAGAAGATATATTCCCAGTAACATTAACCGCAAAAGAAGGATTAGCACTTATTAATGGTACACAAGCAATGACTGCTATGGGAGTAGTTAATTATCTAGAAGCAGAACAACTAGCATATCAGTCAGAGGCAATTGCTTCAGTCACATTAGAAGCTTTGCAAGGAATCATTGATGCATTTGATGAAGATGTTCATTTGGCTCGAGGTTATAAAGAACAGGTTGATGTGGCGAAGCGTATTAGAAAATATGTTAAGGACAGTAAGCTTATTTCCCGACAAGGAGAGCTACGCGTCCAAGATGCTTATTCATTGAGATGTATTCCGCAAGTTCATGGTGCAACATGGCAAGCGCTTAATTATGTGAAAGAAAAACTAGAAATCGAAATGAATGCGGCAACGGATAATCCGCTAATCTTTGAAGATGGTAACAAAGTTATTTCAGGTGGTAATTTCCATGGTCAGCCTATTGCGATTGCAATGGATTTCTTGAAAATTGCTGTAGCTGAACTTGCTAACATTTCTGAACGTCGTATTGAACGACTCGTAAATCCACAGCTCAATGACTTGCCACCGTTTCTAAGTCCAGAACCGGGATTGCAGTCAGGAGCAATGATTATGCAGTATTGTGCAGCTGCGCTAGTATCTGAAAACAAAACATTGGCTCATCCTGCTAGTGTCGATTCAATTCCTTCATCAGCAAATCAAGAAGATCATGTCAGTATGGGTACAATCGGTGCTCGTCATGCATATCAAATTATTCAAAATGTACGGCAAGTAATATCTATTGAAGCTATATGTGCAATGCAAGCAGTTGAAATTAGAGGAAAGGAAAAGATGGCGCCACTTACAAGACAAATCTTTGAAAAAGGTCGTACAGTTGTTCCATTCATTGAAAAAGACCGCGTATTCTCAAAGGATATTGAAGCAATGAAAGATTTGTTACAGCAATCTTCAGTGGATCTCGCCATTCAAACACATACAAAATCGTAAATAGATAATGCAATGTTGGTTATATGTCTTTTGGAAATAGAAGCGTTTCAAGTGCTTAATTAGTGTCAGCGAATTATGAAATGAATTTAAAGGAGGAAGAAGAATGGAAACAACAAAGCGAAACATTGTTGCAAAAAAAGGGTTAGAACTTGAATGCAAAGGATGGGAACAGGAAGCTGTCTTGCGTATGTTATACAACAATCTTGATCCAGATGTAGCTGAGAAACCAGAAGATCTTGTTGTGTATGGAGGGATTGGGAAGGCAGCACGAAACTGGGAATCTTTTGATGCAATTGTAGACCAATTACGAACACTTGAAGCAGATGAGACATTGCTCGTGCAATCAGGAAAGCCTGTAGGTCGATTCAAAAGTCACCGTCATGCACCAAGAGTGTTGCTATCGAACTCAGTGTTAGTTCCGAAATGGGCAAATTGGGAAACGTTCAATGAGCTTGAAAAAGAAGGCTTAATGATGTACGGACAAATGACAGCAGGAAGCTGGATTTATATTGGAACACAAGGGATTTTGCAAGGGACGTATGAGACTTTTGCAGCTGTTGCAAAAAAACACTTTAATAATAGTTTACGAGGCACGATTACATTAACTGCTGGCCTAGGTGGAATGGGTGGTGCTCAACCACTTTCTGTAACGATGAATGGCGGTGTTGTCATTGCCGTGGATGTTGATGAATCGCGAATCGAAAAACGATTGAAAACGAAATATTGTGACCGATTGACTCATTCGATTGATGAAGCAATTGAATGGGCAGAGCAAGCAAAGAGTAACAAAGAACCACTTTCAATTGGACTTGTTGGAAATGCAGCAGAGGTTCACCATGAATTATTAAAACGTAATGTGAAAATCGATATCGTAACGGATCAAACGTCTGCACACGATCCGTTAAATGGCTATATTCCAGAAGCAATGTCACTAGCTGAAGCAGAAGAACTACGTAAAACAAATCCAGACAGGTATGTTCAACTTGCCAATCAAAGTATGAAAAATCACGTTGAAGCGATGCTTGAGTATCAAAAGCGAGGATCCATCGTGTTTGATTATGGTAATAATATTCGTCAAGTAGCTAAGGATGAGGGTCTTGAAGCTGCATTTGATTTTCCTGGTTTTGTACCAGCATATATTCGACCATTATTCTGCGAAGGAAAGGGACCATTCCGTTGGGCAGCATTATCAGGTGATCCTGAAGATATTTATCGTACAGATGCATTGATTAAAGAGTTATTTCCAGAAAATGAAGCTTTGTGTCGTTGGATTGATATGGCACAAGAGCAAGTTGCATTTCAAGGGTTGCCGTCTCGAATTTGTTGGTTAGGTTATGGTGAACGTAAAAAGATGGGATTAGCGATTAATGAACTTGTGAAAAAAGGCGAGTTAAAAGCACCAATTGTCATTGGGCGTGACCATTTAGATTGTGGGTCTGTTGCGTCACCGAATCGTGAAACAGAAGCTATGAAAGACGGAAGTGATGCAGTTGGAGATTGGGCGATTCTTAATGCGCTCATCAATACGGCAGGAGGAGCAAGCTGGGTATCTGTTCATCATGGTGGTGGTGTAGGTATGGGTTATTCGCTTCATGCTGGAATGGTAGTCGTTGCAGATGGAACAGATTTAGCACAAGAACGTCTTGAACGAGTGTTAACTACTGATCCAGGAATGGGCATTATTCGTCACGCTGATGCAGGTTATGAACGTGCGAAGGAAGTAGCGAAAGAACGTGGCGTTAACATCCCAATGGATAGCAATTAATAGGAACGGTGAAATAACGGGAAGCAATGAAACTAGTTTATACACGATTATAAATGCTGAATAGACCTCATAAAAATTATTAGACTATCATAATGGAAAACAAATTTGGAAGGAGTTCAATTAATGGATACATTTGACGTTTTGCTAATGAACATAGGTCAACTATTAACGATGGAATCCGATGGACCAAGAAAAGGAACGGATATGAAGACATTGCCGATGATAGAAAATGCGGCAATAGGAGTAAAAGACGGGAAGGTTTGTTTTATTGGCAAAAATGAAGAGGCTAGTCACATTAAAGCGGAACAAACGATTGATTGTGAAGGTAAGCTTGTAACACCAGGATTAGTCGATCCTCATACACATCTTGTATTTGGAGGTTCTCGTGAACATGAATTAGCTCTTAAGCAACAGGGTGTACCTTATCTAGAAATTTTGAAACGTGGTGGGGGTATTCTTTCAACTGTTGAAGCAACGAGAAATGCGACTGAAGAAGAGCTGTTTGAAAAAGCACATTTTCATTTAAATCGAATGCTTTCATATGGTATTACGACGATTGAAGCAAAAAGTGGTTATGGTTTAGATAAGGAAACGGAAATGAAACAGCTTCGCGTAGCAAAACAGCTTGATGAACAACATCATGTAGATATCGTTCGAACTTTCTTAGGTGCACATGCTATTCCAGCATCTCATAAAGACAAATCTGATGAGTTTTTGAATGAAATGATCGATTTATTGGATCTTATAAGCGAAGAAAATCTTGCGGAATTCGTAGATATTTTTACTGAAACAGGTGTTTTCACTGTTGAACAATCACGTAAATATTTGCAAATTGCAAAAGATAAAGGGTTCGATTTGAAAATACATGCTGATGAAATTGATCCACTAGGTGGAACAGAGCTGGCTGCTGACCTAGGAGCAGTATCTGCTGATCATTTAGTAGGTGCATCAGACATTGGCATTGAAAAACTTGCTAATGGAAATACGATTGCTGTACTCCTACCAGGAACGACTTTCTATCTCGGAAAGAAGGATACAGCAAGAGCACGAAAGATGATTGAAGAAGGTGTAGCTGTTGCACTTGCAACAGATTTCAACCCAGGAAGTTCACCTACTGAGAACTTACAATTTATTATGACGCTTGCTGCACTTCATTTGAAAATGACACCAGAGGAGATCTGGAATGCGATAACAGTCAATGCAGCTCATGCAATTAATCGTGGTAATACGAGTGGTCAGCTTACTATGGGAAGAGAAGCAGATATTGTCATTTGGGATGCACCTAATTATATGTATTTACCGTATCATTACGGAGTTAATCATGTTAATCGTGTATTGAAAAAAGGTGAAACAGTTTTCCAAAGAGGTGAACATGTTGAAAGATTATCATTATCTTAAACGAGCAAATACCCCATTTATTGATCGGCATGTGACAAAGGTAACAGATTTAATTAAAACATGGGATGGAAACAGCATTCATGATATTGGTTTGATTGGTGTGCCCCTTTCAAAAACGTCAATTAGTCATTCAGGTGCAGCTTTTGCTCCACAAACGATTCGAAAAGCACTAGGTGCGTTTACAACGTATTCGATTGATGATGATCTTGATCTGAGTTCATGGAAAATTGATGATCTTGGTGATGTTACGATGCACGTAACAGATTTGCTTGTATCTCAAAATCGCGTATATGAAACACTTGAACAACTATTTTTAAATCATCCTCATTTTATACCAATTGTATTAGGTGGGGATAATTCAATTAGCTATCCAACAATTAAAGCTTTTTCAAAAGCAAAAGGCAAGGTTGGAGTGATTCAATTTGATGCACATCATGATGTGCGCAACCTAGAAGATGGTGGGCCATCAAATGGAACCCCATTTCGTAGTTTAATAGAATCAAAAACGATTCAAGGGAAACACCTCGTTCAAGTTGGAATACGTGATTTTGCAAATAGTCGTGAATATCGAACATATGCAAAAGAGAATGACGTAGTTGTCCATAGCATGAAAGAAGTACGTGAACGAAACATTGTAGATATATTAAAAGCAGATCTTGAGATTATTAAGAAGGATGTAGATGTCATCTATGTTTCAGTTGACATGGATGTGTTAGATCAATCGCAAGCACCAGGATGTCCTGCTATTGGTCCAGGTGGAATGGATGCAATAACATTGTTTGAGGCAATTTCCTATTTAGCGCAAGATGAAAAAGTGAAAGGGCTAGAAATTGTAGAACTTGATCCTACGGTTGACTTTCGAGATATGACAAGTCGAGTCGCAGCACACGTCATTTTGAATTTTCTTAAAGGTAAACAAAAAAGTGGATATAAACATGTTTAACTGGAGGGAGCATAGTTAGCTCCTCTCCAGTTTTTTTATTATATTATTTTGTAGCTTTCTGTATTTTTTTAATCATTTTTAATGAACGACCTGTACCGATAGCAACAGATTCTAATGGATTAGGAGCTATGTGGACGGGCACAATGATCTCGTTGCTCAACCATTCTTGGATACCATGTAATAATGCACCTCCACCAGAGATAACGACACCATGATCTACAATTTCACCACTTAGCTCAGGGGGACAATCTTCTAAAGTCGTACGGATTGTTTCAAGGATCTGTAAAAGTGATTCCTTAATAGACTCTTGTATTTCAGTTGAACGAAGCTCAATCGTTTTGGGAAGTCCATTTACAAGATTACGTCCTCGCACTTGGATTGTTAATTCCTCATGCTCAACAAGTGCATAACCGATTTCCATCTTAATTTGCTCTGCTGTGCGCTCTCCGATTAAGACGTTATATTTCTTTTTAACGTAAGAGCAAATATTATCATCAAGTTGATCTCCTCCAACTCGAATCGATTGTGCTGTAACGATTCCACCGAGTGAGATAATGGCAACCTCTGTTGTACCTCCACCAATATCAACTATTGCATTTGCCATAGGTTCATCAACAGGTAAGTCTGCTCCAATAGCTGCTGCGACAGGTTCTTCAATTAAGTTAATCGTTTTTGCTCCAAAACTCTTAATTGCATCGTGAATAGCTCTGCGTTCAACAGATGTTGAACCAGAAGGAGTACATACAACGACATTTGGTTTTCGAAGTGAGCGACCTAGTTTCTTACTAGAGGTTTGCATGATTTTTTTTAACATTTCAGTTGTTACGTCAAAATCTGCAATTACTCCATCCTTTAGTGGTCGAACTGAAACGATGTTACTAGGTGTTTTTCCAACCATATCTTTTGCTTCAGTTCCAACTGCTAGAACTTGATTTGATTTTATATCAATTGCCGCAACAGACGGCTCATTATAAATAACTCCTTTGTTCTTACTATATACAATGATATTTGCTGTTCCTAAATCAATTCCGATATCTGTAGTTGAAAACATTTCTTCCACCCAATCTATTATAGTAAATTTAACAATCTCCTATAATTTTTCTAGTCCTGATGGCACATTTGTGGGGGTTTAGAAAAAGATATATGAATAATAAATACTGGAAATTACAATATGTCACATGGAAAATGAACTTGTATTTCGTTCTCAGTAGTAAAGTTTGACAACAATAAAGTCGCAAGCTATGATGAAATTACAATTTAAAGAAGTCCACTAGGGGCGCCAAAAAATGGCTGAGATAAGGAGTAATCCTTAGTCCCTCATAACCTGATCTGGTTAGTACCAGCGTAGGGAAGTGGAGTCGGTGTTGAGATATGATCTCATTTAAGATATTAGAATGCGTAATTCAAAAACCGCTCCAGTTCAGGGGTGGTTTTTTTTATATGGTCATTAATCTACCCTTTCCCTAGTGATTTCTAAATTTGAGGAGGTTTAACTTGATGGAACAAGCATGTGCATTGACAATAGCAGGAACGGATCCAAGTGGTGGAGCAGGGATTCAGGCTGATTTGAAGACATTTCAAGAATTAGATGTGTATGGAATGTCTGTTATTACTTCCGTTGTCGCTCAAAATACGATGGGAGTAAAAGATTGTATTCATCTACCGGTTACTTTTATTGAGAAACAGCTAGATAGTGTAATTGAAGATATTTCCCCACATGCAATAAAATCAGGCATGATCGCATCAACTGAAATGATTGAACTCATTTATTCAAAATTAGCGAATGCAGATGTTCCATATGTTATTGATCCGGTAATGGTAGCAACGAGTGGAGATCCACTAATCGACCAGAAGGCAAGAAATTGTCTAAGAGAGAAGTTAATTCCAATTACATCTATTGTAACTCCGAATATTCCAGAAGCTGAAGTACTAGTAGAAAGAGAGATTCATACACAAGAAGATATGGAAGAATCTGCAAAAATCATAGTGCATCAACTGGGTGCCGATGCAGTTGTAGTAAAAGGGGGACATATGGATGGTGATGCGTTAGATATTTTTTATGATGGGAAGGAAATTGTCACATTAAGATCTCCACGATTTTTGACAAAACATACGCACGGAACAGGGTGTACGTTCTCAGCAGTGATTACAGCAGAGTTAGCAAAAGGTGCTTCAACCCATGAAGCTGTCCAAACAGCAAAAAAGTTTATATCTGCTGCGATTGAGCATACGTTAGGACTTGGTAAGGGTAATGGACCAACGAATCATTGGGCTTATCAAAAATCATTAACTCAAAAGTTGTAGAGGTGGGAGAATATGAATCGTAAAAAAATAATTCAGATGGTTGAACAAGTTCGTATACATAATCCATTAATTCATAACCTTACGAATGTTGTTGTAACGAATTTCACTGCAAATGGTTTACTCGCCATTGGTGCATCACCTGTAATGTCAACGGCAATTGAAGAGGTAGAGGATCTTGCTTCAATATCGAATGGTGTTTTAATTAACATTGGTACAGTAACATCGAGAGAAATTGAAGCGATGTTACTTGCTGGAAAAGCTGCGAATAAGAAAGGCATACCTGTTGTATTGGATCCTGTTGGTGTCGGTGCAACTCCATTTAGAATGAAAACCGTCCAAAAGTTATTGGAAAATGTAAAGTTTACAGCTATACGTGGTAATGCTGCTGAAATAGCAAATATAATCGGTGAGTCATGGGAGATTAAAGGTGTTGATTCTCAAGGTGACGGTGATGTGCGAAGATTAGCAACTGCTGCTGCAAACCAGTTGAAGACAATGGTTGTTGTGACAGGGGAAGTTGACATCATTAGTAATGGTAAATTGACTTATGAAGTACATAATGGGCATGTTTGGATGACGAAGGTAACAGGTTCGGGATGTCTATTAGGGGCTGTTGTTAGTGCGTTCCTTGCAGCAAATGAAAATAAGCTTGAAGCATCAGTTGCGGCACTTGTCTATTATGGAGTCGCGGCAGAGCTAGCTGTAAAGCAAGCAACTGGTCCAGGCAGTTTCCAAACGGCATTTTTAGATGCACTCTCAAATGTGAATGAGGAAGAAATCCAAGGACTTGCTTCTTATAATGAATTAATCATAGGTGAATCTCATGTATAAAGACAGTATAGAAAATTATTTACAGCTATATTTCATAATGGGCAGTGAAAATTGTTATGTTGATCCGATTCACGTGTTAGAAGAAGCCATTAAAGGTGGTGTAACATGTTTTCAATTCCGCGAAAAAGGGGCGAGTGCTTTAAAGGGGAGAGAGAAAGAGGAATTAGCACGGATGTTGCAATCAATTTGCCAAAAGCACCGTATCCCATTTATTGTGAACGATGACTTACATTTAGCAGAAATGTTAAAGGCTGACGGAGTACATGTTGGTCAGCAAGATACAGAAATTTCTTATGTGCGTAAACAATTTTCTAAACAGATCGTGGGTTTGTCAGTGCATACAATTGCAGAAGCAATTGATGCAAAGCGAAATGAAGTTGATTACATTGGTGTAGGGCCAATTTATTCTACAACTACAAAAGTAGATGCAAAAAGTTCAATTGGTCCAAACAGAATCCGTAACATCATAAAAGAGGGTGTTGATATTCCGACAGTTGGAATTGGAGGAATCAATCAAACAAATTGTGATCAAGTATTAGAGGCTGGAGCGAGTGGTATAGCAGTGATTTCAGCGATAAGTAATGCTGTTTCACCACTTGAGGCAGCAAGTCAATTACGAAAAAAAGAAAGGTAACTCTGCGAAAGCATGAGTTACCTTTCTTTAAATTGAAAGATAAGAATATAGGGTATTTGTAGATATCTAAAACTCTTTAATTAAGTATAATTGGCTTTTCTTAATTTAATTTGAATTTGGAAATCAATTTCTCTAGTTCTGAACAAGCTTGATTAAGTTCTTGTACTGTGCCAGAGATTGTACGTAAAGCCATCAATTGATCATCTGTAGAAGCACTAATTTCTTCAGTGGCTGCTGCTGATTGTTGAGAGATTGCTGATACACTTTGAATTGAATTATTTACAATATTTTCATTATCTCTTATTTGATTAACTTCTAATGCTATATCTTCGATTGATTTGACCAAATGATGCATCATCGAAGCGATGTTTTTGAATGCATCACTCGTATGCAAAACTGCATCCTGTTGTTCAAAACTTATCGCAATTGTTTTGCCCATCGCTTCCTTTGCACGTTCTGATTCGATCTGAATTGTAGAAATTTTATCATGTATCTCGCTTGTTGCTTGTGCAGATTGCTCAGCTAGTTTTCGGACTTCTTCTGCAACGACTGCAAATCCTTTTCCGCTTTCTCCAGCCCTAGCTGCTTCTATGCTAGCATTAAGCGCAAGTAAGTTGGTTTGATTAGATATGTTTGAAATAGATTCTGAAACAGACTCAATCTCTTTTACTTTTAGAACGAGATTTTCGAGAACATTTTTGACCGATTTGACTTCAGAATTTGAGCGATCTGATTTGACTTGTAATTCTTCTAAACTTTCCAGCCCTTCATTACTGGCATTTGTAGATTTAAGAGATAAATCTTTGATAAGATTAACTGATTCGTGAACTTGGTTAATTTTACTTAGAAGTACATTTGTTTTTTCACTCATTTTGTCAACTTCTTGAGCTTGATTACCAGCTCCCTGGGCAACTTCTTCAATTGACCCAGCTATTTGTTCACTAGTTACAACCATTTCTTCGCTGATTGTTTGTAAATGATCAGATGAAGATGAAATTCCAGTTATCGCTTTTTTTACATTATTAATAATGTGATGCATGTTTGTTATCATTTCATTAAAATGTGTAGCAAGTTCTCCGACTTCATCTTTTGATTTTACAGATGCTTTAATTGATAAATCACCTGTAGAAACTAATCCAACCTGATCTTGTAAGGACACAATGGGTTTAGAAATAGTTCTAGCGGCAAAATAGATTACGATAATGGTAATGATTATCGCTATACTTCCAATAATACTACTTAATAATAGTGCTTTATTTAAGTTAGCAAAAAGATCCTTTTGTTTATAATCTACAGCAATCTTCCATCCTAATT
The sequence above is a segment of the Bacillus solimangrovi genome. Coding sequences within it:
- a CDS encoding copper amine oxidase N-terminal domain-containing protein; translation: MKRLCLLFICSLLFFATNINVSAKEFHRLVLPINTKQIYHDNAFSVSQTEHLNENGTSYASLRSLANELRATLTYDSSNKQYVVTRGESTLRLQQGKKGYILNDQYVSSNVPTTINKDGSLLIQLKVFTEAFADFIGFDKERNAIVITYSQVVSGGSTNSKPEVPKNQTPNAFFRTDKDSYKMGEPIYYEGLSSDDKKVVRSEWVNQKLGFFTPGPQTITIKAWDAEGLMGQYSKTITIEDELLYPEDEFYKRFTALGDKFDVNSGNALTYPIIESQMKEQGYKVVRVNSPEQITGENIHYQYSLSGAQRFAIHKQNGTDKPITLHFTVHNPSDKTATVKIPHYGSGGPYLYIYQVGKNAVGRFLETLDRPLNETITLKPGETKSLLLNTSETIMPKDTVTIYADVESDSLLTYTVATTYSNTPKEKINKLPYAERDEYHNLGHFYYSERVMTVDEQVGNEKERIVIGDGKVDTFQLGFDPYTNHTEVNAGNHGILYNISLKDVAADSVITINPRGGSYAGAFYVNGKIVDITNNGLIEGPAQSGVIYRTGKFSERVQIQFMPAAGSNMPINLLIEPIKVEPVENEEN
- a CDS encoding glutathione peroxidase, with amino-acid sequence MTTVYDFEVTTITGKQQSLSDYRGNVILIVNTASKCGFTPQFEGLQKLYDQYKDEGFTVLGFPSDQFMNQEFAEDDQIEEFCKLNYGVDFPMFSKTIVKGKNAHPLFKYLINEKNGLLTSEIKWNFSKFLINRDGVVEERYAPATNPDKLEDDIRKLLAK
- the hutP gene encoding hut operon transcriptional regulator HutP produces the protein MSLSEERRIGRHAVLLVLNSEEDMLHKLNWKSAIGKVGSMESNKVVAAIETAAKRNKIINSDVYREAHALYHAIMEALHGVTRGQVQLGSVQRTVGLKFAILRGNPYENEVEGEWIAVALYGTIGAPVRGSEHEAIGLGINHI
- the hutH gene encoding histidine ammonia-lyase translates to MVTLNGESLTLAELKSVLYDNELVTASIKSMQKVGESRKAVERIVENGEIVYGITTGFGKFSDVLIDKKDVEELQLNLIHSHACGVGEPFPEVVSRAMIVLRANALLKGFSGVRPLIIENLIHLVNANIHPVIPQQGSLGASGDLAPLSHLALVLMGEGEVFYKGERIPSLQALLKEDIFPVTLTAKEGLALINGTQAMTAMGVVNYLEAEQLAYQSEAIASVTLEALQGIIDAFDEDVHLARGYKEQVDVAKRIRKYVKDSKLISRQGELRVQDAYSLRCIPQVHGATWQALNYVKEKLEIEMNAATDNPLIFEDGNKVISGGNFHGQPIAIAMDFLKIAVAELANISERRIERLVNPQLNDLPPFLSPEPGLQSGAMIMQYCAAALVSENKTLAHPASVDSIPSSANQEDHVSMGTIGARHAYQIIQNVRQVISIEAICAMQAVEIRGKEKMAPLTRQIFEKGRTVVPFIEKDRVFSKDIEAMKDLLQQSSVDLAIQTHTKS
- the hutU gene encoding urocanate hydratase is translated as METTKRNIVAKKGLELECKGWEQEAVLRMLYNNLDPDVAEKPEDLVVYGGIGKAARNWESFDAIVDQLRTLEADETLLVQSGKPVGRFKSHRHAPRVLLSNSVLVPKWANWETFNELEKEGLMMYGQMTAGSWIYIGTQGILQGTYETFAAVAKKHFNNSLRGTITLTAGLGGMGGAQPLSVTMNGGVVIAVDVDESRIEKRLKTKYCDRLTHSIDEAIEWAEQAKSNKEPLSIGLVGNAAEVHHELLKRNVKIDIVTDQTSAHDPLNGYIPEAMSLAEAEELRKTNPDRYVQLANQSMKNHVEAMLEYQKRGSIVFDYGNNIRQVAKDEGLEAAFDFPGFVPAYIRPLFCEGKGPFRWAALSGDPEDIYRTDALIKELFPENEALCRWIDMAQEQVAFQGLPSRICWLGYGERKKMGLAINELVKKGELKAPIVIGRDHLDCGSVASPNRETEAMKDGSDAVGDWAILNALINTAGGASWVSVHHGGGVGMGYSLHAGMVVVADGTDLAQERLERVLTTDPGMGIIRHADAGYERAKEVAKERGVNIPMDSN